The genome window GATCAAGCCCCAGGACAAGTTCAAGTTCACCGCCGAGGGGCGGTGCCGGACCCTCAACATCATGGCGGTCCGGGATCCGGGGACGAACGGCTCCGTCCTGTACCTCGAATGCCGGGAGCAGATGAATTGATCTGCCTCACCGTAGACACAGCGGCGTTGGCCGCGGCCCTCCAGAGAAATCTGGCGGCCTTGGAATCGCTGTCACGAAGGATTGAGCGTGAGTGTTCAAGCGGCGATCTGCGAAGTCCTGGCAGCAAACGCCGACGTCGTGGCGCTGGTCGAGCAGCGGATCCGGCCGAGCCGAATGGACCCCAACGACCCGCGTCCGTTTGTGGTCGTGAAGGCGACCGAAACACCCTGGAAGGGACTGTCCGGCGGCCGGGCGAAATCCGGCGAGGCAAAGCTGTTCATGACCGCCGTTTCCGAGAGCACGGAGGCGGAGGCCCATGCCATCGCCGAGGCGGTTCGGGCGGCGGTCTCCAAGTTCCGCGGCCTGAAGAGCGACCGAATCATCACCGCGGCGTGGGAAGACGACACGGAAGGCGATTGGGACCCCGTTCAAAACGGGGGCTGTGACGGCGACTGGTGGCTGGAGACCGTCGGTTTCGTA of Planctomyces sp. SH-PL14 contains these proteins:
- a CDS encoding DUF3168 domain-containing protein, translating into MSVQAAICEVLAANADVVALVEQRIRPSRMDPNDPRPFVVVKATETPWKGLSGGRAKSGEAKLFMTAVSESTEAEAHAIAEAVRAAVSKFRGLKSDRIITAAWEDDTEGDWDPVQNGGCDGDWWLETVGFVLNWKRPE